A genomic window from Streptomyces sp. HUAS YS2 includes:
- the cpaB gene encoding Flp pilus assembly protein CpaB, which yields MNSRQRRGVVLLLLSVLCAFAAFAGVLSVISDVNSKVGPEVTAYRLKTDIAAYSKLTPAQFEKVKMPKRWLSSTAVTDISVIDQKTAVTGLRRGSLLQEDMIVQRPALENGQQEIAIMIDAATGVAGKITQGSLVNIYATFAGDELGKGKPSESRIIVVNAKVLDVGQLTALEPTKEDRNQAANAVPITFALNTLDAQRVAYAESFAANLRLALVAKGSPTTLRPGDDKYTLQEDASR from the coding sequence ATGAATTCACGCCAACGCCGCGGCGTCGTTCTTCTGCTTCTCTCCGTACTGTGCGCCTTTGCCGCGTTCGCCGGTGTTCTGTCGGTGATCAGCGACGTGAATTCCAAGGTGGGACCGGAAGTCACGGCATACCGACTGAAGACGGACATAGCCGCATATAGCAAGCTGACGCCCGCGCAGTTCGAAAAGGTCAAGATGCCGAAGCGCTGGCTCTCCTCGACCGCGGTCACGGACATCAGCGTGATCGACCAGAAGACCGCCGTGACCGGCCTCCGGCGTGGCTCCCTCCTCCAGGAGGACATGATCGTCCAGCGCCCGGCGCTGGAGAACGGCCAGCAGGAGATCGCGATCATGATCGACGCGGCGACCGGTGTCGCCGGCAAGATCACGCAGGGCTCGCTGGTCAACATCTACGCGACGTTCGCCGGTGACGAGCTCGGCAAGGGCAAGCCGTCGGAGTCGCGCATCATCGTGGTCAACGCCAAGGTGCTGGACGTCGGTCAGCTGACCGCTCTCGAGCCCACGAAGGAAGACCGCAACCAGGCCGCCAACGCGGTGCCGATCACCTTCGCCCTGAACACCCTGGACGCGCAGCGCGTGGCGTACGCCGAGTCCTTCGCGGCGAACCTTCGCCTCGCCCTTGTCGCCAAGGGCAGCCCGACCACCCTGCGCCCGGGCGACGACAAGTACACGCTGCAGGAAGACGCGAGTAGGTGA
- a CDS encoding pilus assembly protein, whose amino-acid sequence MKLRAVRRDRGQAALELVGWIPILLIVALLVIQLGLGVFAAQQAGTGARAAARAVTDQRSDTSAETAGREAISDFLESGGGVMILPMGWGDEATVTVRVKVPSVVPGIDFGTAEKRATMPKD is encoded by the coding sequence ATGAAGCTCCGAGCAGTGCGCCGCGACCGCGGCCAGGCGGCCCTGGAACTCGTCGGCTGGATCCCGATCCTGCTGATCGTCGCCCTCCTCGTGATTCAGCTTGGGCTCGGCGTCTTCGCCGCGCAGCAGGCCGGCACCGGTGCGCGAGCCGCGGCTCGAGCCGTGACCGACCAGCGGTCCGACACGTCGGCCGAGACGGCCGGCCGCGAGGCGATCTCCGACTTCCTGGAGAGTGGCGGCGGCGTGATGATCCTCCCCATGGGCTGGGGCGACGAGGCCACGGTGACCGTCCGCGTCAAGGTCCCGTCCGTGGTGCCGGGAATCGACTTCGGCACGGCCGAGAAGCGCGCCACGATGCCGAAGGACTGA
- a CDS encoding AAA family ATPase, translating into MTTRILPAVGDADAARSITTLLSQLPDAEPAQPVGDSTSLLDTLARLAGESLDELPEVVLVHERIGPVPALELIREVSMRFPAVGVILVTADASQGLYQAAADSGARGLVGLPLSYEELAQRVQAAAAWSVGVRRHLGQGPDVLSGPGGMVVTVSGAKGGVGTTLIAVQTALAAQASGMSTVLVDLDLQAGDVASYVDVQHRRSVVDLAGIADITPRVLQDVVYSGDKAGKVALLLAPAEGERAEEVNDRAVRQTISALRNKYEIVVIDCGTVLNSANAAAIEMADTTLLITTPDVVTVRAAKRMVKLWDRLQIRKAEETTTVVNRYIRNTEIQPPLVQKITGTKVAGVAIPSNFKELQAAVDAGRMQDLEARAVVKQAMWALAGELGMVKQAEQPEKAGGRAKGGDRGSFGLRKPRS; encoded by the coding sequence ATGACCACACGTATCCTCCCCGCCGTCGGTGACGCCGACGCCGCCCGATCCATCACCACCCTGCTGAGCCAGCTCCCGGACGCGGAGCCGGCCCAGCCGGTCGGTGACTCGACCTCACTGCTCGACACACTCGCCCGCCTGGCGGGCGAGTCGCTCGACGAGCTGCCCGAGGTCGTCCTGGTGCATGAACGGATCGGTCCGGTCCCCGCGCTGGAGCTGATCCGTGAGGTCTCCATGCGGTTCCCGGCCGTCGGCGTCATCCTCGTCACGGCCGACGCCAGCCAGGGCCTCTACCAGGCCGCCGCGGACTCCGGTGCGCGCGGCCTGGTCGGCCTGCCCCTCTCGTACGAGGAGCTGGCCCAGCGCGTGCAGGCGGCGGCGGCCTGGTCCGTCGGCGTTCGCCGCCACCTGGGCCAGGGGCCCGATGTCCTGAGCGGCCCGGGCGGCATGGTCGTCACGGTCAGCGGAGCCAAGGGCGGCGTCGGCACGACGCTTATCGCCGTGCAGACGGCGCTGGCCGCCCAGGCGTCGGGCATGAGCACGGTCCTCGTCGACCTGGACCTCCAGGCCGGCGACGTGGCCTCGTACGTCGACGTCCAGCACCGCCGGTCGGTCGTCGACCTCGCCGGCATCGCGGACATCACGCCCCGCGTCCTCCAGGACGTCGTCTACTCCGGAGACAAGGCGGGCAAGGTCGCACTGCTGCTCGCCCCGGCGGAGGGCGAACGGGCCGAAGAGGTCAACGACCGGGCGGTACGGCAGACCATCAGCGCCCTGCGCAACAAGTACGAGATCGTGGTCATCGATTGCGGCACCGTGCTGAACAGCGCGAACGCCGCCGCCATCGAGATGGCGGACACGACGCTGCTGATCACCACGCCCGACGTCGTCACGGTGCGGGCGGCCAAGCGCATGGTCAAGCTCTGGGACCGGCTCCAGATCCGCAAGGCGGAGGAGACCACGACGGTCGTCAACCGCTACATCCGCAACACGGAGATCCAGCCGCCGCTCGTCCAGAAGATCACCGGGACCAAGGTCGCCGGCGTCGCCATCCCGTCCAACTTCAAGGAACTTCAGGCGGCCGTGGACGCGGGCCGCATGCAGGACCTGGAGGCGCGGGCCGTGGTGAAGCAGGCGATGTGGGCCCTGGCGGGCGAGCTGGGCATGGTGAAGCAGGCCGAGCAGCCGGAGAAGGCCGGCGGGCGTGCGAAGGGCGGGGACCGCGGGTCCTTCGGCTTGCGCAAGCCGCGCTCGTAA
- a CDS encoding pilus assembly protein — MSSPGIGAGALTRSRDDRGQGTIEFVGTVPMMLAVLVILWQCALVGYTFSLAGNAADKGVRAGTVTDWIWVPGGRELACEKAGEEDLPGPWREGADIDCWPDGDLVKATVNLKVPLLFPGGPKMDIRIPGESAAVREN, encoded by the coding sequence ATGAGTTCACCAGGGATAGGAGCGGGAGCGCTCACCCGGTCGCGTGACGACCGGGGCCAGGGCACGATCGAGTTCGTCGGCACGGTCCCGATGATGCTCGCGGTACTGGTCATCCTCTGGCAGTGCGCCCTCGTCGGCTACACCTTCTCGCTCGCGGGGAACGCGGCGGACAAGGGGGTGCGGGCCGGTACGGTGACCGACTGGATCTGGGTGCCCGGCGGCCGGGAGCTGGCCTGCGAGAAGGCCGGCGAGGAAGACCTGCCGGGACCGTGGCGCGAGGGTGCCGACATCGACTGCTGGCCGGACGGCGACCTGGTCAAGGCCACGGTCAATCTCAAGGTTCCGCTGCTCTTCCCCGGCGGTCCGAAGATGGACATCCGGATCCCGGGCGAGTCCGCAGCTGTGAGGGAGAACTGA
- a CDS encoding DUF3592 domain-containing protein produces the protein MEVPGGSLLFFGFMAALFGVFAVSYGRRLLTVLHTVRRGVRTTGECSKVEYPDRDSDAKDHYFVFRTADGREVEFKDLAGWTMSKGAQVTVAYDPADPERTATIAGRDNWAPIRLGLVVTVGCGLACLVFLILLFHELTG, from the coding sequence ATGGAGGTCCCCGGCGGCAGCCTGCTGTTCTTCGGCTTCATGGCGGCGCTGTTCGGTGTGTTCGCGGTGTCGTACGGGCGCCGGCTGCTCACCGTGCTGCACACCGTCCGCCGGGGCGTCCGCACGACGGGCGAGTGCAGCAAGGTGGAGTACCCGGACCGGGACTCCGACGCCAAGGACCACTACTTCGTGTTCCGCACCGCCGACGGCCGCGAGGTGGAGTTCAAGGACCTCGCCGGCTGGACGATGAGCAAGGGCGCCCAGGTCACCGTCGCGTACGACCCGGCGGACCCGGAGCGCACCGCGACCATCGCGGGCCGGGACAACTGGGCGCCGATCCGCCTCGGCCTGGTCGTGACGGTCGGCTGCGGTCTGGCCTGTCTGGTCTTCCTCATCCTGCTGTTCCACGAGCTCACCGGCTGA